In a single window of the Erinaceus europaeus chromosome 21, mEriEur2.1, whole genome shotgun sequence genome:
- the LOC103119391 gene encoding large ribosomal subunit protein uL11, producing the protein MPRCNFLRSSRIRVHPTPDASTMPPKFDPNEIKVVYLRCTGGEVGAPSALAPKIGPLGLSPKKVGDDIAKATGDWKGLRITVKLTIQNRQAQIEVVPSASALIIKALKEPPRDRKKQKNIKHSGNITFDEIVNIARQMRHRSLARELSGTIKEILGTAQSVGCNVDGRHPHDIIDDINSGAVECPAS; encoded by the coding sequence ATGCCTAGGTGCAACTTTCTTCGGTCGTCCCGAATCCGGGTTCATCCGACACCAGACGCCTCCACCATGCCGCCAAAGTTCGACCCCAACGAGATCAAAGTCGTGTACCTGAGATGCACCGGCGGGGAGGTCGGCGCCCCTTCTGCCCTGGCCCCCAAGATCGGGCCGCTCGGTCTGTCTCCAAAAAAAGTTGGTGATGATATTGCCAAGGCTACTGGTGATTGGAAGGGTCTGAGGAtcacagtaaaactcacaatccaGAACAGACAGGCCCAGATTGAGGTGGTGCCCTCTGCTTCAGCCCTCATCATTAAAGCCCTCAAGGAACcaccaagagacagaaagaagcagaaaaataTTAAGCACAGTGGAAACATCACTTTTGATGAAATTGTCAACATTGCCCGACAAATGAGGCACCGGTCTTTAGCTAGAGAACTCTCTGGAACGATCAAAGAAATCCTGGGGACTGCTCAATCTGTGGGTTGCAATGTTGATGGCCGCCATCCTCATGACATCATAGATGACATCAACAGTGGTGCTGTGGAATGCCCAGCTAGTtaa